GGACCGGTCCAGCACCTCCGCGCGTTCGTGGCGGCGCAAGGAGCGCCGGATCAGCTCACACCGACCGCCGTGTCGTCGATGACGAACGACGTCTGGAGCTTGGATCCCTCGGTTCCGGTGAACTTCACGGTGACCGTCTGCCCGGCGTATCCGCCGAGGTTGAAGCTGCGCAGGGCGTATCCGGAGGCCGCGTTCAGGTTCGAGTAGGTGGCGAGGGTGCCGAGGACCGTCCCGGAGCTGTTGAGGACCTGGACCTTGAGGGTGTCGTACGCGGTGGTGCCGGTCTCCGCGGTGTCGACGTGCAGATAGAAACTCAGGGTCGCGGAGCAGCCGGACGGGATGGTGACGGACTGGGCGAGCGTGTCGGTGTTGGCGCTGCCGTATCCGTTGAGCCACGCGTAGTACGAGCCGGTGCGGGGGGACTCGCCGGAGGCGTTGGTGATGACTCCGCTGGTGGCGCTCCAGGAGGTGGCACCGGACTCGAAGCCGTTGTTGCTGAGCAGTTGGGCGGCGGTGCAGGGGTCCGTGCCACCGCCACCGCCGTCGCCGGTCGCGCCAGAGAGCCATTCGGTGGCGTTGAGGGCGAGAGCCGCGTTGGTGGCGCTGGAGTCGTTCCAGCCGTCGTAGAGGTTGTTGCCCGACTGGCCGGTGCCGTCGTCGATGGGTGAGCTGTCGCCCCAGAAGGCGACGCGGCCGCTGCCGAAGGTGCTGGTGGCGAAGAAGGCGCCGGTGTTGCCGGAGTAGCCGGTGCGGTAGAGCAGTCCCTTGACGGTGGAGTTGTCGGCAGGCTTGAGCGTCGCGGTGGTGCCGCTGGCGATGAGGCTCTTGGTGACGGTGCCGAAGGAGCCGTGCAGGACAGGGTTGGTGCTGTCGCTGATGGCTGTCGGATGGTCGGAGCCGACGCTCAGCGTGTCGACCGAGAAGCCGAACGGATCGGTGGAGTCGACGCTGTTGTTCGACATCAGGTCGTTGAAGATCTCGACCGCGTCCTGGCCGTCGTTGTTGCGGTCCGCGCCGGTGTGGTCGGAGACCATGAACAGGCCGCCGCCGTTCTTGACGAAGTTCATGATGGCCGTCTTCTCGGCCGTGGTGAACAGCGTGTTGGGCTCGGGGAGGACCAGGGTGTCGAAGTTCGTCAGATCGGTCGCCGTCGAGCCGCCGTAGGCGAGACCGGAGCCCGAGGGCAGTGTCTTGAGGCTGTAGTCGCCGGTCCGCTGGAGGGCGACTCCCCATGCGGACAGCGCGCCGGTCCAGTCCGTCTCGGCGGACGGGGTGGAATCCTGGCCCAGCGGGTCGGGCTGGCTGGTGGAGATGATCCAGTCCGCGTTCCCGGCCGTCTCGGCATGAGCGTTGTCGAACAGGACGCGGTGCGGAGTGGCTGCGACAGCGGCCGACGCGGCGGGGACGGTGGCCGGCGCGGCGTCTGCCCCGGCGGCGGCTCCCGCGGCCAGCAGTCCGAAGGCGGCGAGTGCGGCGGTGAACCCGCCCGCATTTCTGTGTCCGAGCATCCTGCATACCTCCGGGGGAGTGGGGAGAGAGGCGGTGCGGCTGCCAATTCTGCGCGCGTAGA
This sequence is a window from Streptomyces sp. NBC_01217. Protein-coding genes within it:
- a CDS encoding hydrolase — encoded protein: MLGHRNAGGFTAALAAFGLLAAGAAAGADAAPATVPAASAAVAATPHRVLFDNAHAETAGNADWIISTSQPDPLGQDSTPSAETDWTGALSAWGVALQRTGDYSLKTLPSGSGLAYGGSTATDLTNFDTLVLPEPNTLFTTAEKTAIMNFVKNGGGLFMVSDHTGADRNNDGQDAVEIFNDLMSNNSVDSTDPFGFSVDTLSVGSDHPTAISDSTNPVLHGSFGTVTKSLIASGTTATLKPADNSTVKGLLYRTGYSGNTGAFFATSTFGSGRVAFWGDSSPIDDGTGQSGNNLYDGWNDSSATNAALALNATEWLSGATGDGGGGGTDPCTAAQLLSNNGFESGATSWSATSGVITNASGESPRTGSYYAWLNGYGSANTDTLAQSVTIPSGCSATLSFYLHVDTAETGTTAYDTLKVQVLNSSGTVLGTLATYSNLNAASGYALRSFNLGGYAGQTVTVKFTGTEGSKLQTSFVIDDTAVGVS